In Cyanobium sp. AMD-g, one genomic interval encodes:
- a CDS encoding cytochrome c biogenesis protein ResB: MTSTTTAPWRPLQRLAGWISDLRLAIGLLLIIALASGVGTAIPQKEEAAFYHQLYDPKPWLGLLGGDGVLRLQLDHVYSSGWFLGLLAWLGLSLILCSWRRQWPALQASLRWIDYSSPRQLSKLSVAETFVTAEPVAGLERLEADLRRSGWQIRRQDDRLAARRGVLGRVGPLLVHAGMVVLMVGAAWGALGGQRLERFLAPGRELELLDSRGSTQVTLALDDFRIQRDPAGRPEQFSSSLRLIPPSATAPPTTAAISVNHPLRYRGMTLYQADWSLATISLQLGRSPVLELPLQSFPQLGDQLWGLVLPTRPDGSEPVLLSLTSEQGPVQVFGPDGEALAQLVPGGEAQEVKGLPIRVASVLPASGILLKRDPGVPLVYTGFAIALLGGGLSLVATRQLWAIADGSGGRLHVAGLCNRNLTGFAAELPALLQQLEPQP; the protein is encoded by the coding sequence ATGACCAGCACCACCACCGCCCCCTGGCGCCCCCTGCAGCGCCTGGCCGGCTGGATCTCCGACCTGCGCCTGGCCATCGGCCTGCTGCTGATCATCGCCCTGGCCAGCGGCGTCGGCACGGCCATCCCCCAGAAGGAGGAGGCGGCCTTTTACCACCAGCTCTACGACCCCAAACCCTGGCTGGGCCTGCTGGGCGGCGACGGGGTGCTGCGCCTGCAGCTGGACCACGTCTATTCCAGTGGCTGGTTCCTGGGCCTGCTGGCCTGGCTGGGCCTGTCCCTGATCCTGTGCAGCTGGCGTCGCCAGTGGCCCGCCCTGCAGGCCTCCCTGCGCTGGATCGACTACAGCAGCCCCCGCCAGCTGAGCAAGCTGAGCGTGGCCGAAACCTTCGTCACGGCCGAGCCCGTCGCCGGCCTGGAGCGGCTGGAGGCCGATCTGCGCCGTTCGGGCTGGCAGATCCGCCGCCAGGACGATCGCCTGGCGGCCCGCCGCGGCGTGCTGGGCCGGGTGGGCCCATTGCTCGTCCATGCCGGCATGGTGGTGCTGATGGTGGGGGCGGCCTGGGGCGCCCTGGGCGGCCAGCGCCTGGAGCGCTTCCTGGCCCCCGGCCGGGAGCTGGAACTGCTCGACAGCCGCGGCAGCACCCAGGTGACCCTGGCCCTCGACGACTTCCGCATCCAGCGGGATCCGGCCGGCCGGCCGGAGCAGTTCTCCTCCAGCCTGCGGCTGATCCCCCCCAGCGCCACCGCCCCCCCGACCACAGCCGCCATCAGCGTCAACCATCCCCTGCGTTACCGGGGCATGACCCTGTACCAGGCGGACTGGTCCCTGGCAACGATCAGCCTGCAACTGGGGCGCAGCCCGGTTCTTGAGCTGCCCCTGCAGAGCTTCCCCCAGCTTGGCGATCAACTCTGGGGGCTGGTGCTGCCCACCCGCCCCGATGGCTCCGAGCCGGTGCTGCTGAGCCTCACCAGCGAACAGGGGCCGGTGCAGGTATTCGGCCCCGACGGCGAGGCCCTGGCCCAGCTGGTGCCCGGTGGGGAGGCCCAGGAGGTGAAGGGTCTGCCGATCCGGGTGGCGAGCGTGCTGCCGGCCAGCGGCATCCTGCTCAAGCGCGATCCCGGCGTGCCCCTCGTCTACACCGGCTTCGCCATCGCCCTGCTGGGCGGCGGCCTCAGCCTGGTGGCCACCCGCCAGCTCTGGGCGATCGCCGATGGGTCCGGCGGCCGGCTGCACGTGGCGGGCCTCTGCAACCGCAACCTCACGGGCTTCGCCGCAGAGCTGCCGGCCCTGCTGCAGCAGCTCGAACCCCAGCCCTGA
- a CDS encoding FtsW/RodA/SpoVE family cell cycle protein, with amino-acid sequence MGHSRIRAAALSTSSPRLLHGRPGAGLMPLPWQQWPAEARLLLGLVALWSLLGLLVLTSASWWVAEREMGDGAYYVKRQAIWLVASWGLLWLAMRTTMRRWLHLAAPALLVGALMVAATLVVGTTVNGASRWLVLGPVQLQPSELIKPFIVLQGAVIFSHWRRIALDQKLLWIGIFGVVILLILKQPNLSTAALLGLLLWLMALAGGLPLTLLLGAAGGGVVLGSVSIMINPYQLARVSSFLDPWRVAQGDGYQLVQSLLAIGSGGVLGSGFGLSTQKLQYLPIQTTDFIFAVFAEEFGYIGSVMLLLFLVIFGFVGLRVALACRSNQHRLVAIGCTTLLVGQSILNIAVASGSMPTTGLPLPMISYGGNSLLSSLFLAGLLLRCSLESSGLEPVRPRRRAQRPAPIG; translated from the coding sequence ATGGGCCATTCCCGGATCCGTGCCGCGGCCTTGTCCACTTCTTCGCCACGCCTGCTCCACGGCCGCCCCGGCGCCGGCTTGATGCCGCTGCCCTGGCAGCAATGGCCGGCAGAAGCCCGCCTGCTGCTGGGCCTGGTGGCCCTCTGGAGCCTGCTGGGCCTGCTGGTGCTCACCTCCGCCAGCTGGTGGGTGGCCGAACGGGAGATGGGAGACGGGGCCTACTACGTCAAGCGCCAGGCCATCTGGCTGGTGGCCAGTTGGGGGCTGCTCTGGCTGGCCATGCGCACGACGATGCGGCGCTGGCTGCACCTGGCGGCACCGGCCCTGCTGGTGGGCGCCCTGATGGTGGCCGCCACCCTCGTCGTCGGCACCACCGTCAACGGGGCCAGCCGCTGGCTGGTGCTCGGCCCCGTGCAGTTGCAGCCCTCGGAGCTGATCAAGCCCTTCATCGTGCTGCAGGGCGCCGTGATCTTCTCCCACTGGCGCCGCATCGCCCTTGACCAGAAACTTCTCTGGATCGGCATCTTCGGGGTGGTGATCCTGCTGATCCTCAAGCAGCCCAACCTGAGCACCGCCGCCCTGCTCGGCCTGCTGCTCTGGCTGATGGCCCTGGCCGGCGGACTGCCCCTGACGCTGCTGCTGGGGGCCGCCGGCGGCGGTGTCGTGCTGGGCAGCGTCAGCATCATGATCAACCCTTACCAGCTGGCCCGGGTGAGCTCCTTCCTGGATCCCTGGCGGGTCGCCCAAGGCGACGGCTACCAGCTCGTGCAGAGCCTGCTGGCCATCGGTTCGGGGGGGGTGCTCGGCTCGGGCTTCGGGCTGTCCACCCAGAAACTCCAGTACCTGCCGATCCAGACCACCGACTTCATCTTCGCCGTGTTTGCCGAGGAGTTCGGCTACATCGGCTCGGTGATGCTGCTGTTGTTCCTGGTGATCTTCGGTTTCGTGGGTCTGAGGGTGGCCCTGGCCTGCCGCAGCAACCAGCATCGGCTGGTCGCCATCGGCTGCACCACCTTGCTGGTGGGCCAGTCGATCCTCAACATCGCCGTGGCCAGCGGCTCCATGCCCACCACCGGCCTGCCCCTGCCGATGATCAGCTACGGCGGCAACTCCCTGCTGAGCAGCCTCTTCCTGGCCGGGTTGCTGCTGCGCTGCTCCCTGGAGTCCTCCGGTCTCGAGCCGGTCCGTCCCCGGCGCCGGGCCCAACGGCCTGCCCCGATAGGCTGA
- a CDS encoding TlyA family RNA methyltransferase, producing the protein MARKERLDRRLVDLGLVASRQQAQQLIRAGRVRGGGEVLDKPGTEVADSLVLEVEQPPRFVSRGGEKLEGALAVLPIQVEGRVCLDGGISTGGFSDCLLQHGAVRVYGIDVGYGQTAWSLRTDERVVLRERTNLRHLTPEALYGEADPWPDLAVADVSFISLTRVLPALRALLLQGGEALLLVKPQFEVGRQRVGKGGVVRDPAAHADAIATVIAAARELSWHPAGLVASPLTGPAGNHEYLLWLVPPGASGEPPAEGTDWSGRIAALVKDTLAKDRPSKDSLAEG; encoded by the coding sequence ATGGCCCGTAAGGAACGGCTCGATCGCCGCCTGGTGGATCTGGGGCTGGTCGCCAGCCGCCAGCAGGCCCAGCAGCTGATCCGGGCGGGCCGGGTGCGCGGTGGCGGCGAAGTGCTCGACAAGCCCGGCACCGAGGTGGCCGACTCCCTGGTGCTGGAGGTGGAGCAGCCGCCCCGGTTCGTCTCCCGGGGGGGCGAGAAGCTGGAGGGGGCCCTGGCGGTCCTGCCGATCCAGGTGGAAGGCCGGGTGTGCCTCGACGGCGGCATCTCCACCGGCGGCTTCAGCGACTGCCTGCTGCAGCACGGGGCTGTGAGGGTATACGGGATCGATGTGGGCTACGGCCAGACGGCCTGGAGCCTGCGCACGGATGAACGGGTGGTGCTGCGGGAGCGCACCAACCTGCGCCACCTCACTCCGGAGGCCCTCTATGGCGAAGCGGACCCGTGGCCCGACCTGGCCGTCGCCGATGTGTCGTTCATTTCCCTCACCCGGGTGCTGCCGGCCCTGCGGGCCCTGCTGCTGCAGGGCGGCGAAGCGCTGCTGCTGGTCAAGCCCCAGTTCGAGGTGGGCCGCCAGCGGGTGGGCAAGGGGGGGGTGGTTCGGGATCCGGCCGCCCATGCCGATGCCATCGCCACCGTGATCGCGGCGGCCCGGGAGCTGTCCTGGCATCCGGCCGGACTGGTGGCCTCACCCCTGACCGGGCCAGCCGGCAACCACGAATATCTGCTGTGGCTGGTCCCGCCCGGGGCAAGCGGCGAACCTCCTGCCGAAGGGACGGACTGGTCAGGCAGGATCGCAGCCCTGGTGAAGGACACCCTTGCCAAGGACAGACCATCGAAGGACAGTCTGGCCGAGGGCTGA
- a CDS encoding phycobilisome linker polypeptide yields MRLFKITACIPCPDKARSQRELQNTYFTKWVPYHSWFAEQQRIMKQGGRILKVELATGRRQQNCGN; encoded by the coding sequence ATGCGCCTGTTCAAGATCACGGCCTGCATCCCCTGCCCCGATAAGGCGCGCAGTCAAAGGGAACTGCAGAACACCTACTTCACCAAGTGGGTGCCTTATCACAGCTGGTTCGCTGAGCAGCAGCGGATCATGAAGCAGGGCGGCAGGATCCTGAAGGTGGAACTGGCCACCGGCCGTCGTCAGCAGAACTGCGGCAACTGA
- the queF gene encoding preQ(1) synthase, whose translation MASGVADEPQTVTPPYGERAIAEAQLICFPNPRLGRPYEVAIELPEFTCTCPFSGYPDFAVLRLLYQPGPRVLELKALKLYINSYRNRSISHEEAANRILDDLVAACDPAWMQLEADFNPRGNVHTVVRVSHGVRQPC comes from the coding sequence ATGGCTTCCGGTGTCGCCGACGAGCCCCAGACCGTGACGCCCCCCTACGGCGAGCGGGCCATCGCCGAGGCGCAGCTGATCTGTTTCCCCAATCCGCGGCTGGGGCGGCCCTACGAAGTGGCGATCGAGCTGCCGGAGTTCACCTGCACCTGCCCCTTCTCCGGTTATCCCGATTTCGCCGTCCTGCGGCTGCTTTATCAGCCGGGGCCCCGGGTGCTGGAACTCAAGGCGCTCAAGCTGTATATCAACAGCTACCGCAACCGTTCGATCTCCCACGAGGAGGCGGCCAACCGGATCCTCGACGACCTGGTGGCCGCCTGCGATCCGGCCTGGATGCAGTTGGAGGCCGATTTCAACCCCCGCGGCAACGTTCACACCGTGGTGCGGGTCAGCCATGGGGTGCGCCAGCCCTGCTGA
- the purB gene encoding adenylosuccinate lyase, whose translation MIERYTLPEMGGLWSEEAKFRSWLEVEIAACQANAELGRVPAEAMAAIRDKAAFEVPRILEIEAEVRHDVIAFLTNVNEHVGDAGRYIHVGMTSSDVLDTGLALQLKASVAVLRTELDGLADALRELARAHKDTVMIGRSHAIHGEPITFGFKVAGWLAETERNRERLERLERVVAVGQISGAMGTYANTDPEVEAITCRLLGLEPDTASTQVIGRDRHAEYVQTLALVGTSLERFSTEIRNLQRSDVLEVEENFAKGQKGSSAMPHKRNPIRSERISGLARVLRSYTVAALENVALWHERDISHSSVERMMLPDCSVTLHFMLREMTAVVQGLGVYPENMARNMNVYGGVVFSQRVLLALVEAGLSREEAYRIVQRHAHAAWNSEGGDFRANLAGDPVVTSHLGPDQLEACFATDLHRANLAVIWERLGI comes from the coding sequence TTGATCGAGCGTTACACCCTCCCGGAGATGGGCGGCCTCTGGAGCGAGGAAGCCAAGTTCCGCAGCTGGCTCGAGGTGGAGATCGCCGCCTGCCAGGCCAACGCCGAGCTGGGCCGGGTGCCGGCCGAAGCGATGGCTGCCATCCGCGACAAGGCGGCCTTTGAGGTGCCCCGCATCCTGGAGATCGAGGCGGAGGTACGCCACGACGTCATCGCCTTCCTCACCAACGTCAACGAGCACGTCGGTGATGCGGGCCGGTACATCCATGTGGGCATGACCAGCTCCGACGTGCTGGACACCGGCCTGGCCCTGCAGCTCAAAGCCTCGGTGGCGGTGCTGCGCACCGAGCTCGATGGCCTCGCCGACGCCCTGCGGGAACTGGCCCGGGCCCACAAGGACACGGTGATGATCGGCCGCTCCCACGCCATCCACGGCGAACCGATCACCTTCGGCTTCAAGGTGGCCGGCTGGCTGGCGGAAACCGAGCGCAACCGCGAGCGGCTGGAGCGGCTCGAGCGGGTGGTGGCCGTGGGCCAGATCAGCGGCGCCATGGGCACCTACGCCAACACCGACCCCGAGGTGGAGGCGATCACCTGCCGGCTGCTGGGCCTGGAGCCCGACACCGCCAGCACCCAGGTGATCGGCCGCGACCGCCATGCCGAGTACGTCCAGACCCTGGCCCTGGTGGGCACCTCCCTGGAGCGCTTTTCCACCGAGATCCGCAACCTGCAGCGCTCCGATGTGCTGGAGGTGGAGGAGAACTTCGCCAAGGGGCAGAAGGGCAGCTCGGCCATGCCCCACAAGCGCAACCCGATCCGCAGCGAACGCATCAGCGGCCTGGCCCGGGTGCTGCGCAGCTACACCGTGGCCGCCCTGGAGAACGTGGCCCTCTGGCACGAGCGCGACATCAGCCACAGCTCGGTGGAGCGGATGATGCTGCCCGACTGCTCGGTCACCCTGCATTTCATGCTGCGGGAGATGACCGCCGTGGTGCAGGGGCTGGGGGTGTACCCGGAGAACATGGCCCGCAACATGAACGTCTACGGCGGCGTCGTGTTCAGCCAGCGGGTGCTGCTGGCCCTGGTGGAGGCGGGGCTGAGCCGGGAGGAGGCCTACCGGATCGTGCAGCGCCACGCCCACGCCGCCTGGAACAGCGAAGGGGGCGACTTCCGCGCCAACCTGGCGGGTGATCCTGTGGTGACCAGTCACCTGGGCCCCGATCAGCTGGAGGCCTGCTTCGCCACCGACCTGCACCGGGCGAATCTGGCTGTGATCTGGGAGCGACTGGGGATCTGA
- a CDS encoding cytochrome c biogenesis CcdA family protein — translation MLSSGLPFADWARSSELLLQGSLSHPGPLTLAVVFSGGLLTSLGPCSLSLLPVTLAYLAGFGTEPQGRAPWQRSVSFAAGIVAALVLLGLASGLMGRLYGRIPGQLPLLVAVVAVVMGLNLLGLVRLPLPAGPDPERWRRLVPAPLAPLAAGLAFGLAATPCTTPVLAVLLAWMAQSGQPLVGMLLLCSFGAGQVLPLLLAGTVAASLPGLLQLRQLGQWVPPISGVVLLASGGLTLLSVLP, via the coding sequence ATGCTCAGTTCCGGGCTGCCGTTCGCCGACTGGGCCCGCAGCAGTGAACTGCTGCTCCAGGGCTCCCTGTCCCACCCCGGCCCCCTGACCCTGGCGGTGGTGTTCAGCGGCGGCCTGCTGACCAGCCTCGGCCCCTGCTCCCTCTCGCTCCTGCCGGTCACCCTGGCCTACCTGGCCGGTTTCGGCACAGAGCCGCAGGGCCGTGCCCCCTGGCAGCGCAGCGTCAGCTTCGCCGCCGGCATCGTGGCGGCCCTGGTGCTGCTGGGCCTGGCCAGTGGCCTGATGGGTCGCCTCTACGGCCGCATCCCCGGCCAGCTGCCCCTGCTGGTGGCCGTCGTGGCCGTGGTGATGGGGCTCAATCTGCTGGGCCTGGTGCGGCTGCCCCTGCCGGCCGGGCCCGACCCCGAGCGCTGGCGGCGGCTGGTGCCGGCGCCACTGGCCCCCCTGGCGGCTGGCCTGGCCTTCGGCCTGGCCGCCACTCCTTGCACCACCCCGGTGCTGGCCGTGCTGCTGGCCTGGATGGCCCAGAGCGGCCAGCCCCTCGTCGGCATGCTGCTGCTCTGCAGCTTCGGTGCCGGCCAGGTGCTGCCCCTGCTGCTGGCCGGCACCGTGGCCGCCTCCCTGCCAGGCCTGCTGCAGCTGCGCCAACTCGGCCAGTGGGTGCCACCGATCAGTGGCGTGGTGCTGCTCGCCAGCGGCGGCCTCACCCTGCTGTCGGTGCTGCCATGA
- a CDS encoding allophycocyanin subunit alpha apoprotein — translation MSIVSNSIINADAEARYLSPGELDQIKSFVAGGQRRLRVAQVLAESRERIVKQAGGQLFQKRPDLVSPGGNAYGEEMTASCLRDMDYYLRLVTYGVVAGDVTPIEEIGVIGAREMYRALGTPLEAMAEAVREMKTAATGLLTGSDAEEAGFYFDYVVGALS, via the coding sequence ATGAGCATCGTCTCCAACTCGATCATCAACGCGGACGCCGAAGCCCGCTACCTCAGCCCTGGCGAACTTGACCAGATCAAGTCGTTCGTGGCAGGGGGTCAGCGTCGTCTGCGCGTCGCCCAGGTCCTGGCTGAAAGCCGGGAGCGCATCGTGAAGCAGGCCGGAGGCCAGCTTTTCCAGAAGCGCCCCGATCTCGTTTCCCCCGGCGGCAACGCCTACGGGGAGGAGATGACGGCTTCCTGCCTGCGCGACATGGACTACTACCTGCGCCTGGTCACCTACGGCGTGGTCGCCGGGGATGTGACCCCGATCGAAGAGATCGGCGTCATCGGGGCCCGCGAGATGTATCGCGCCCTCGGCACCCCCCTCGAAGCCATGGCGGAAGCCGTGCGCGAGATGAAGACCGCAGCCACAGGGCTCCTCACCGGCTCCGATGCCGAAGAGGCCGGCTTCTACTTCGACTACGTGGTCGGCGCCCTCTCCTGA
- the apcB gene encoding allophycocyanin subunit beta codes for MQDAITNVINQADVQGLYLDGGSMGRLEQYFASGELRVRAAATISANASAIIKEAVAKALLYSDITRPGGNMYTTRRYAACIRDLDYYLRYATYAMLAGDTSILDERVLNGLKETYNSLGVPIGATVQSIQAMKETTASLVGPDAGREMGVYFDYISSGLGN; via the coding sequence ATGCAAGACGCCATCACCAACGTCATCAACCAGGCCGACGTCCAGGGGCTCTATCTCGACGGCGGCTCCATGGGGCGCCTCGAGCAGTACTTCGCCAGCGGTGAGCTGCGGGTGCGTGCCGCCGCCACCATCAGCGCCAACGCTTCGGCCATCATCAAGGAAGCCGTCGCCAAGGCCCTGCTCTACTCGGACATCACCCGTCCGGGCGGCAACATGTACACCACCCGTCGGTACGCGGCCTGCATCCGCGACCTCGACTACTACCTCCGCTACGCCACCTACGCCATGCTGGCCGGTGACACGTCGATCCTCGACGAGCGCGTGCTGAACGGCCTCAAGGAGACCTACAACTCCCTGGGTGTGCCCATCGGCGCCACGGTGCAGTCGATCCAGGCCATGAAGGAAACCACCGCCTCCCTCGTCGGCCCCGATGCCGGTCGTGAGATGGGCGTCTACTTCGACTACATCAGCTCCGGCCTGGGCAACTGA
- a CDS encoding P-II family nitrogen regulator → MKKIEAIIRPFKLEDVKIALVNAGIVGMTVSEVRGFGRQKGQVERYRGSEFTVEFLQKLKLEIVVDDERVATVVQAVQDAARTGEIGDGKIFISTVDSVIRIRTGDLDSGAI, encoded by the coding sequence ATGAAGAAAATCGAGGCCATCATCCGCCCCTTCAAACTCGAGGACGTGAAGATCGCCCTTGTCAACGCGGGCATCGTTGGCATGACCGTCAGCGAGGTTCGCGGATTCGGTCGACAGAAAGGGCAGGTGGAGCGCTATCGCGGATCCGAATTCACGGTCGAATTCCTGCAGAAACTCAAACTCGAAATCGTCGTCGACGATGAACGGGTGGCCACGGTGGTCCAGGCGGTCCAGGATGCGGCCCGCACCGGTGAGATCGGCGACGGCAAGATCTTCATCAGCACCGTCGACTCGGTGATCCGGATCCGCACCGGCGACCTCGACAGCGGCGCCATCTGA